A genome region from Columba livia isolate bColLiv1 breed racing homer chromosome 2, bColLiv1.pat.W.v2, whole genome shotgun sequence includes the following:
- the DYNC2I1 gene encoding cytoplasmic dynein 2 intermediate chain 1 isoform X7: MDFQMANQRQSSRSMASKQKKRSSELLPLIDLDFSVSFSLLDLPPVNEYDMYIRNFGKMNTKQAYVQCNEDNLERDIQTEEVETLEKWTQHPAESAIVSGGPVTSQGMSVNGSLTPKIDSQKLANFLRSACQVIAVLLEEDRVATQPRWKPGSGQTSLSISDSCFQLNTNQPFLHDRKISCLCVSQVQRQTLLSVHGLPEKTGVGLLNRKSIICVWNIWQPSSPQKLLMCDSEVTCCCFSPNKTPLVFAGTTDGSLLVWDLREDSRMHPHVMVGDTGWTFRVPTFSTDGVLNTVNHTSPILTVESVSTFLHTDQNYGLSSLSSQEEISGPPFQIASMDENGILNMWVVVELQKVDLAGSQTDLGLIPGGKVKLAHSSTVELNNSLFPKDVRQRMPQTLTIKFLSSNPNHFIVGTNIGLVGHGTRHDLKVVPKLFRPQENGLRSISINAIDFFPFGKPLFLVGCSDGSIRLHQMTSEHPLLQWNGSTNGQPVIALQWALTRPAVFFVLDASSNIYIWDLLENDLLPVAKQTVPLENVVTMALLGEPEKTNGLLGLVLAKASGEIDIQFVKKKWALPQPEECEKLHMVLLQSS; this comes from the exons ATGGATTTTCAAATGGCAAACCAACGACAAAGTAGCCGAAGTATGGCTAGTAAGCAGAA aaaacggAGTTCGGAACTTCTCCCACTAATTGATCTGGACTTCTCAGTTAGTTTTTCGTTACTGGACTTGCCTCCTGTAAATGAGTATGACATGTATATCAGGAATTTTGGTAAAATGAACACTAAGCAG GCATATGTTCAATGTAATGAGGACAATCTTGAGAGAGACATTCAGACTGAGGAAGTTGAGACCCTGGAGAAATGGACACAGCATCCAGCAGAAAGTGCCATTGTATCTGGAG gtCCTGTAACCAGCCAGGGTATGTCAGTGAATGGATCTCTAACACCTAAAATCGATTCACAAAAATTAGCAAATTTCCTCCGGTCTGCTTGCCAG GTGATTGCTGTTTTGCTAGAGGAGGATCGAGTTGCAACACAACCCAGGTGGAAACCAGGTTCTGGACAAACCAGTCTGTCTATTAGTGACAGCTGTTTCCAGTTAAATACTAACCAGCCATTCCTCCATG ACCGAAAAATATCCTGCCTATGTGTCTCTCAAGTTCAGAGGCAGACGCTACTTTCTGTTCATGGATTACCTGAAAAGACAGGTGTTGGTTTACTGAATAGAAAGAGCATCATATGTGTTTGGAACATCTGGCAGCCCTCCAGTCCTCAGAAACTTTTAATGTGTGACTCAGAG GTAACATGCTGCTGCTTTAGTCCAAATAAAACACCATTAGTTTTTGCTGGAACAACAGATGGCTCATTGTTGGTGTGGGACCTTCGAGAAGACTCGAGAATGCACCCTCATGTGATGGTTGGTGACACTGGCTGGACATTTCGAGTTCCAACATTTTCCACTG ATGGTGTTCTAAACACAGTAAACCACACCTCTCCCATACTAACAGTGGAATCTGTCTCAACCTTTCTCCACACTGATCAGAATTATGGGCTCTCAAGCCTCTCTTCTCAGGAGG AAATCTCAGGCCCTCCATTTCAGATAGCTTCAATGGATGAAAATGGAATCCTCAATATGTGG gtagttgttgAATTACAAAAAGTGGATTTAGCTGGATCACAAACTGATTTAG GTTTAATTCCTGGAGGGAAAGTGAAGTTAGCACATAGCTCTACTGTGGAACTGAATAACAG CCTTTTCCCAAAGGATGTGCGCCAGAGAATGCCCCAGACACTGACTATTAAATTTTTGTCTTCTAATCCTAATCATTTCATTGTTGGAACAAACATC GGGCTGGTAGGCCACGGTACAAGACATGATTTAAAAGTTGTTCCAAAACTATTCAGACCCCAGGAGAACGGACTGAGATCAATAAGCATCAACGCAATTGATTTCTTCCCTTTTGGAAAGCCACTATTTTTg GTTGGCTGTTCAGATGGCAGTATCAGGTTACACCAAATGACATCAGAGCATCCCCTCCTGCAGTGGAATGGCAGCACCAATGGCCAGCCAGTCATTGCCCTGCAGTGGGCTTTAACCAGGCCCGCCGTGTTTTTTGTCCTGGATGCATCATCTAACATTTACATTTGGGATCTTCTGGAAAATGATTTGTTGCCTGTGGCAAAGCAGACTGTTCCGTTAGAGAA TGTTGTAACTATGGCTCTCCTGGGAGAACCAGAAAAAACAAACGGGTTATTAGGCCTCGTGCTGGCCAAAGCATCTGGAGAGATAGACATTCAGTTTGTAAAGAAGAAGTGGGCATTACCTCAGCCCGAGGAATGTGAAAAACTACATATGGTTTTATTGCAATCTTCTTAG